Below is a window of Tsuneonella deserti DNA.
CTTGATCTGCGGCGACTGCACGATCTGTCGCGCGCCAAGATCGCCTTTGCCGACAAGACTGTTGCCCTGGTCGAGAACGGCGATCTGGCAGGCGCACGCGGAATGATTGCGGCAGGCGAAGGCAAGCGGCTGATGGATGCCTTGCGGACGACGATCGCGACCCTCGGTTCTCGGGAGGAGGCACATCTGGCGCAACTGACAAGCGCCCGCGACCACAACCGGATGATCCTGGAGCGGACTATCAATCTCACGCTGGGAGCGCTTGCGCTTATCCTGACGGCGCTAACTTACGTCATATGGCGCACCTTGCGGCACCGACAGGTAGCCATCCTCCGAGTGAAGGGGTTGAGCGACCGTCATCGCGCGATCCTAAACAGCGCGGTCGACGGCATGATGGTGCTCGACGAAATGGGGACCATACGCGAAGCCAACCCAAGCGTGAGTCGCCTGTTTGGCTACCGCAGCGATGATCTGGTCGGGATGCATAATACGGCGCTGATGGCCAATCCCCCCACGCTCGAGGACAGCAACGCATGGCTGCGATCCCTGGATTCGACCGGCGTCGGGTTCGGCGGGCGCCAGGATTTCATTGGCCGCCGCGCCGATGGCACCACTCTTGCGACGGATGTATCGGTTGCCCGCTTCGACGATGATGGCCGACCATGTTACGTCGCGGTGGTGCGCGACGTGACAGAGCGCAAGCGGATCGAGCAGATGAAGACCGAGTTCGTCTCGACCGTCAGCCATGAACTGCGCACGCCGCTGACGTCCATCGGCGGATCGCTGGGCCTGCTGGCGGCCGGCGCCGCGGGCCCGCTGGGGGACAAGGCAGCGCGCTTGGTGTCGATCGCGCACAGCAACTGCGAACGCCTCGTGCGCCTCATCAACGACATCCTCGACATCGAGAAGATCGAATCGGGCAAGATGCAGTTCGACCGAAGGCGGATGTCCCTTGGTCCGCTCGTCGAGCGGACGGTGGGGGCCAATGCGGCGTTTGGCGATGCGCACGCGGTCAGGATGCATACGCACATGCCGCCATGGCCGATCGCAGTGCTGGGCGATCCGGACCGGCTTGAGCAACTGCTCACCAATCTCCTCTCGAACGCCATCAAGCATTCGCCCGAAGGCGGAACGGTGGACGTGCGGGTCGAAGCGGCCGGCGGCACCGCGCGGATCGACGTGAGCGACCGCGGCGCGGGCGTTCCGGCCGACTTCCGCCACCGGATTTTCCGCAAGTTCGCGATGGCCGATAGCTCGGACAGCCGCGGGCGCGGCGGGACCGGTCTGGGTCTCGCCATCTCGCGCGAGATCGCCGAGCGGCACGATGGATCGATCAGCTTCATCGACCGGGAGGGCGGGGGGACGACTTTCTCCGTCGAGTTGCCGATGGCCGACTGCCTCGATGTCGCATCCGGCCCCGACCAGGACTCCCAACTTCCGGTGCTGCTCCATCTCGACGACGATCACGATTGCCTGTCGGTAATCGCGAGCGCGTTCGCCGGCCGAGCCTCGGTGGTCTCGGTATCCTCCGTCTCAGAGGCCAAGCGAGCGATCGCCGCCAAGACGTTCGCGGGCGTCATCGTCGATGTGGTCGTGCCGCCCCTAAGCGGGCTCGACCTGGTGCCCGACTTGCGCTCCGCCGCGCCCGGTCTGCCGATCGTGGTGTTCACCGCGCTGGACGATGCGCCACAGGCAGCCGAAGTCGACGCCGTGCTGGTCAAGGGCCGCACCTCGTTCTCCACCCTTGTTGAGACGATGATGGCCCTGGTGGGCCGCGCCGCACGGGAGGCTGCATGATCCGCGTCCTTTACGTCGACGACGAGCCGGACATCCGCGAAATTGCCGAAATGGCGCTGTCGCTCGATCCCGAGTTCGACGTGCGGGTCGCGGCGAGCGGCGCCGAGGCCCTCGCGCAGGCGGCGGAGTGGCAACCCGACCTGGTCCTGCTCGACGTCATGATGCCAGAGATGGACGGCCCGGCGGTGCTCACGCGTCTGCGGCAGGATCCGGCGACCGCCGCGATCCGCGTCGCCTTCGTCACCGCTCGCGCCCAGCGCAGCGAGATCCAGAACTTCATCACGCTCGACGCGGTCGGCGTGATCGCCAAGCCGTTCGATCCAATCACGCTCGCGGCGCAGGTCCGCACAATGCTGTGAGCGAGGCGCTCAAGGCCAAGCTCGCCGAGCTCGAGCGGCGGTTCGTAGAGCAGGCCGGCGAGCACCGCCAGGCAATCGCCGGCGCAGTGGCGACGGGTAACCGGCAGGATTTGGCCGAGCGCGCCCACAAGCTGGCCGGCATTGCCGGGATGTTTGGCCAGCCCGAAATCGGCGCAGCCGCACTGGCGCTGGAAGAGGTGGCCGACAGCGGCAGCGATCCGCAGCCGGCCGCCGCGCGCCTGATCGACCTCCTCGGAGCACTTTAACCGGCGCTCGCGCCGCCGAAGCCCTTGCGGGTCATCGTGCCCCAGCTCTGCTGCTTGCGCAGGAACTGCCACCAGCCCTGCAAGCGCCAGATGTTGGACAGCTGACGATAGCCGAAGTTCTCGATCACCGCGATCCCCGCCAGCACCGCGATGGCGCGCGCGTGCGGGAACCGCCGCAACTGGATTTCCTCGAGCACTAAGGTCGCGATGCTGACGAACACCCCGAAGGTGAAGGTCACCGCCAGGAAGGCGAGCAGCCACGGCAGGGCCAGCAGCCCGAGCCCATACAGCAGCGGCACCAACACATAGCCGAGCACCTCGACCAACGGCCCCAGGACATCCACCAGCAGGATCTGGCCGAAGCCGAGGAAGCCGATCCGGCCGTAGCGCGGATTGAAGCACATCGCCTTGTGCTTGGCGAAACACTCGAGCGCGCCACGTTGCCAGCGGCTGCGTTGCCGTCCGAGGACCGCGGCGTCCTCCGGACACTCTGTCCAGCACACGGGCTCCGCGATGAACTCAATGCGGTACGGCTGGCCGCGGTCACGCATGTAGCGGTGCAGCTTGAGCACCAGCTCCATGTCCTCGCCCACCGTCGCGTGGCTGTATCCGCCCACGTCGACCACGTACTGGCGCCGGAACAGCCCGAACGCTCCCGAGATAACGGTCAGCACCTGCATCTGGCCGAGCGCGAGCCGCGCCATCAGGAACGCTCGCAGGTATTCCATGATCTGCACGAGCGCCAGGAAGCTGCGCGGCAGGCGGACGTTGACGACCTGCCCGGAATCGATCTTGCAGCCGTTCGCAATGCGGATGGTCCCGCCGGCCGCGATCGTCAGCTCGGGCTCGTCGATGAACGGACGAACTACTCGCAGCAGGGCGTCGGGCTCCAGGATCGAATCCGCGTCGATGGCGCAGAACAGCTCCGTGCGGCAAGTGTTGATACCAGCGTTCAGCGCGTCGGCCTTGCCGCCGTTCTCCTTGTCGATAACCAGCAGGCGGGGTAGCGCCGGGCTGGCGTAGAAGCCCCGGATAGGTGCGTTTTGCATCCGGTCGTCCACGTAGCGCTGCACCGGCCGCAGGTCGAACGCCGCGATAACCCGTGCCAGCGTATCGTCCTTCGATCCGTCGTTGATCAGCAAGACCTCGAAATTGGGATATTGCAGCGCCAGCAGCGAGCGGACGCTCTCGACCACCGTTAGCCCTTCGTTGAACGCGGGCGCGAGCACGGAGATCGGCGGGGCCTGATCGGAATAGCGGCGCCAGAGGGTCGCGCCGCGCGGCACCGGCGGGCGGCTCAATAGCGCCGCGGCTGCGAAAGCCAGCTGTACGATATAGAAGCCGACCTGGAGCAACCCGGTAACGATGACGATGAGCGCGATCACCTCCGCGGTGCCGACCATCCACGGCGCGGCCCAGGCTGGCGCGGCGATCATGCGATGCTCCGTTCGGCGAGCGTCGCCTTCGCCGCACTGCGCGCAACGGGCGCGTCTCCCAAGGCCGCGTGGTGCAGAGCGAGCCGTCCTGTCGAACCAAGCCGGGCGAGCGCCTCGCCCGCGCGCAGGCGTACCCACCACTCGTCGTCGTCGAGCAGCACGGCGAGTTGGGGCACCGCGGCCTTCAGCGCCGAACGGGCGGCGGCTTCCGCGGCGGAAGCGCGCACACGCCAGTCCGGGCTATCGAGGCCGGCAAGAATCGCGCCGTGTCCTGCGGGGTGGCCGATCCGTCCCAGCGCGCGAAAGATGCGCGGGCGCAGTTCGCTTTCCTCGTCCGCCGCCTCGGACATCCACGCGACCAGCAGCGCGTGATCGACCGCGCCGCTTTCAGCCAGCGCATCTGTCGCCGCCAGCTTGACCGCGTCTGGCAACTCGAGGTCGTAGAGCAGCGCCTCGACCGCGTGCGGATCGGTGCGCGCCAAGTCGCGCATCAGCGAAACCGCGAGTAGCGAATGCTCCGTCGTGCCGATGCCCAGACGGCGGACCAGTTCGCCAACAGGCGGCGCACGTCCCTCGTGCGCGAGCGCAAGCGCCGCCCCCAGCCGCACATCGGGATTGCGATCGCCAAGCGCGACTTTGGCCACGGCTTCGGCGTGTTCGGGAAACAGGGCCAGCGCCTCAGCAGCGAGCAGCCTCTCCTGGGGCGCTCGCGCGCGCAGGCGGCGAACGAACTGGTCGGCAGCGCCCGCCGCCCTTGCCGCCGCAATGAGCGAGTCGCGATCGGACCCCCGGACGAGTTCCGCCAACTCGACCGTCAGCCCTGCGGCCACTTCGCGCGAGAGGCGTGTGCCGCCGATGCCGACCGTGTCACCGCGCAGCATGGCGGGCAACAGCATGCGCCGCATCGCCTCGCGCCGCCCGGCGCGGCGTCCTCCTACTCCGCGCGCCAGCAGCAGGCCGCCGACCGCCACCAGCGCCAGCGCGCACAGAAACAGCGAAAACTCCCACAGCGCCTGAAGCGTAGTGATCAAAAGCGCGCCTTCAGTCCCAGCCGCATCTCGGTTCGGTCAATCCCGGCATCGCGCCATTCGCGGCTCAGCGAGCCGGTGAGCGCAAACGGTTTGCCGAGCGGCGCTTCGAGCCCCCCAAACAGGCTCGTTACGCGGGTGACGATCCCCAAGTCGGTGTCCGGCCCATTGGCGGCGCCGACGAAAAGCCGCCAGCGGTCGGCCGGCACGTAGTCGCCGCGCAGCAGTCCGCCCACCTGCAACGGGCCGCCATCGGCAATCGTGCCGATGCCGCGTAACGTGATCCAGGCCCTTCCGCCGGGCAGGTATCGGGCGAGGCCGGGGTTTACCGTGACCACGTCCTGCAAGGGGAACCGTTGATAAGCGGCATCAAAGGTCAACACCGTCTCACGCGCGCTCGCCAGTCGCAGGTCGAACCCGCCGCCGACCTCGATCTCGGGACGAAAATCGGCCTTGGGCGTACCGCCCAGATGCGCGCGGAGCCACAGGTTATCGCTGGGGTGCAGGCCGATGCGGCCGCCCAACTCGACGTCTGTTAGCCCGAACCGGCGGTAGTGCCCGGCGTGTGCGCCCACGGTTATCCGTTCGCCGGCTGGTATCTCGATATCCAGCGCGACTTCGCTCCAGTCGCGCACCCCGGCGGATAGGTCGCTCAGTCCGCTGTCGAGCGCGACAAACCCGCGCCCTTGCGCCACAGATCCCTGCCGGCGCGCTGCGACCAGGCCGAGGCCATCGCGCGCATCGCGATAATCCGGTGCCTCGGCAAGCACCGCCGCGAAACCGGCCTCCGCGGCTTCGAGATTGCCGAGCGCGAGATCGACGTAGGCGAGCTGCAGGTGAGCATCGAGGTCATCGGGATGCGCCGCGAGCCATTGGCCGAGCAGCCGGCGGGCCTCGGCGGGATGGCCCGCCTGCCGCGCGGCGACGCCGGCCTCGTATGCGTTCCGCTCTTGCGCCGCGCCGGGCGCTGCCGCCAGCGCGATTGCGCCCGCCAAAGCCAGGGCGAGCATGTGAAAACGGCCCATCACTTTCTCTTTCCGGCGAGCAGGCGGGCAAGCCGGACGAGCAGCTCCTCGGGCAGGAACGGCTTTACCAGGTAGTCGTCGGCCCCCAGTTCGAGCGCGCCGATCACGTCGGCCTCGCCGCGCCGGGCGGTAAGCATTATGACCGGGGTTGCCGCATGGTCCGCGCTAGCACGCATCCGGCGGAGCACTTCGAGCCCGTCGTGGACCGGCATCATCATGTCCAGGACCACAGCCTGTGGATGAAACTCCTCCAGCTTGGCGAGCGCTTCGCGGCCATCGTGCGCGACGACCGTCTGGTAGCCCCGCGCGCCGAGTCTGAACTCGAGCAGCTCGGTCAGCAGCGGCTCGTCGTCAGCGATCAGGACCAGGGGAGAGGTTGTCATGCCGGCCGATTTATCGTGGGGCAGATGAGCGGTCGGTAAAGATTGGCATAATACATGACTCGAAAGGTCGTGGTCGATGGCTGAACTAGGCGCAAGGGCTGAAGGCGGTAGGAGGTTGGAAACTCGGGACGATTTCTGAGTTTTCGAGGGCGGCCGCGGGTTCAGGCGGTTTGCCATCTGCGCTAGTCTGGACGGACGACGGCTTTCGGGCAAAAATCGCATTCACTCCAATGGCCGAGATCGGATGCGAAGCAGTCATCGGAGGAGCGATTCGGCAGACCAATTCAACGGTCCGGGACTCACACCCTATTCGCCTACAGGGCCATGGGGCCACTATCGGGGCTTCAGTAAAAGCAGGCGTAAGATGTCTTAGTAAATTCAGATAGTTGGATTGCTATGGCGAGTCCTCTTCCGGGCACCATTGGTTCTTCCGCCGCGGTTCGCTGGCGGTCGACAAACCCCCTGTTTTCAGATGGAAAATCGCCAGTTTGATCGCTGGCATTCGCTGCGTTCTTTTCGATCTGAGGGCCTAGGGGCCTT
It encodes the following:
- a CDS encoding ATP-binding protein, whose amino-acid sequence is MTLVFLAVPLALVGMFVLVQQEFQQTRSLRASVEQSAAARRYLVEVLSQHQDIESGQRGFVLTGDRAFLQPYDDGRARARLLLASSPSLSERAPALALDLRRLHDLSRAKIAFADKTVALVENGDLAGARGMIAAGEGKRLMDALRTTIATLGSREEAHLAQLTSARDHNRMILERTINLTLGALALILTALTYVIWRTLRHRQVAILRVKGLSDRHRAILNSAVDGMMVLDEMGTIREANPSVSRLFGYRSDDLVGMHNTALMANPPTLEDSNAWLRSLDSTGVGFGGRQDFIGRRADGTTLATDVSVARFDDDGRPCYVAVVRDVTERKRIEQMKTEFVSTVSHELRTPLTSIGGSLGLLAAGAAGPLGDKAARLVSIAHSNCERLVRLINDILDIEKIESGKMQFDRRRMSLGPLVERTVGANAAFGDAHAVRMHTHMPPWPIAVLGDPDRLEQLLTNLLSNAIKHSPEGGTVDVRVEAAGGTARIDVSDRGAGVPADFRHRIFRKFAMADSSDSRGRGGTGLGLAISREIAERHDGSISFIDREGGGTTFSVELPMADCLDVASGPDQDSQLPVLLHLDDDHDCLSVIASAFAGRASVVSVSSVSEAKRAIAAKTFAGVIVDVVVPPLSGLDLVPDLRSAAPGLPIVVFTALDDAPQAAEVDAVLVKGRTSFSTLVETMMALVGRAAREAA
- a CDS encoding response regulator; the encoded protein is MIRVLYVDDEPDIREIAEMALSLDPEFDVRVAASGAEALAQAAEWQPDLVLLDVMMPEMDGPAVLTRLRQDPATAAIRVAFVTARAQRSEIQNFITLDAVGVIAKPFDPITLAAQVRTML
- a CDS encoding Hpt domain-containing protein; this translates as MSEALKAKLAELERRFVEQAGEHRQAIAGAVATGNRQDLAERAHKLAGIAGMFGQPEIGAAALALEEVADSGSDPQPAAARLIDLLGAL
- a CDS encoding glycosyltransferase family 2 protein: MIAAPAWAAPWMVGTAEVIALIVIVTGLLQVGFYIVQLAFAAAALLSRPPVPRGATLWRRYSDQAPPISVLAPAFNEGLTVVESVRSLLALQYPNFEVLLINDGSKDDTLARVIAAFDLRPVQRYVDDRMQNAPIRGFYASPALPRLLVIDKENGGKADALNAGINTCRTELFCAIDADSILEPDALLRVVRPFIDEPELTIAAGGTIRIANGCKIDSGQVVNVRLPRSFLALVQIMEYLRAFLMARLALGQMQVLTVISGAFGLFRRQYVVDVGGYSHATVGEDMELVLKLHRYMRDRGQPYRIEFIAEPVCWTECPEDAAVLGRQRSRWQRGALECFAKHKAMCFNPRYGRIGFLGFGQILLVDVLGPLVEVLGYVLVPLLYGLGLLALPWLLAFLAVTFTFGVFVSIATLVLEEIQLRRFPHARAIAVLAGIAVIENFGYRQLSNIWRLQGWWQFLRKQQSWGTMTRKGFGGASAG
- a CDS encoding HEAT repeat domain-containing protein produces the protein MITTLQALWEFSLFLCALALVAVGGLLLARGVGGRRAGRREAMRRMLLPAMLRGDTVGIGGTRLSREVAAGLTVELAELVRGSDRDSLIAAARAAGAADQFVRRLRARAPQERLLAAEALALFPEHAEAVAKVALGDRNPDVRLGAALALAHEGRAPPVGELVRRLGIGTTEHSLLAVSLMRDLARTDPHAVEALLYDLELPDAVKLAATDALAESGAVDHALLVAWMSEAADEESELRPRIFRALGRIGHPAGHGAILAGLDSPDWRVRASAAEAAARSALKAAVPQLAVLLDDDEWWVRLRAGEALARLGSTGRLALHHAALGDAPVARSAAKATLAERSIA
- a CDS encoding YaiO family outer membrane beta-barrel protein; amino-acid sequence: MGRFHMLALALAGAIALAAAPGAAQERNAYEAGVAARQAGHPAEARRLLGQWLAAHPDDLDAHLQLAYVDLALGNLEAAEAGFAAVLAEAPDYRDARDGLGLVAARRQGSVAQGRGFVALDSGLSDLSAGVRDWSEVALDIEIPAGERITVGAHAGHYRRFGLTDVELGGRIGLHPSDNLWLRAHLGGTPKADFRPEIEVGGGFDLRLASARETVLTFDAAYQRFPLQDVVTVNPGLARYLPGGRAWITLRGIGTIADGGPLQVGGLLRGDYVPADRWRLFVGAANGPDTDLGIVTRVTSLFGGLEAPLGKPFALTGSLSREWRDAGIDRTEMRLGLKARF
- a CDS encoding response regulator — translated: MTTSPLVLIADDEPLLTELLEFRLGARGYQTVVAHDGREALAKLEEFHPQAVVLDMMMPVHDGLEVLRRMRASADHAATPVIMLTARRGEADVIGALELGADDYLVKPFLPEELLVRLARLLAGKRK